The following proteins are encoded in a genomic region of Pyrus communis chromosome 11, drPyrComm1.1, whole genome shotgun sequence:
- the LOC137749536 gene encoding alpha-mannosidase 2-like — protein sequence MAFSSYIGSTRRGGWANSLLPSSSASNPKSKLTRKPRRRLPLRDFIFANFFVIGISISLFFFLIVFLRYGVPTPLSSHFKSKSPARFSKPREPVSRKTVSAADSGADADAGATVDLTTKDLYDKIDFSDVGGGPWKQGWRVSYKGDEWDSEKLKVIVVPHSHNDPGWKLTVEEYYDVQSRHILDTIVDTLSKDSRRKFIWEEMSYLERWWRDASDHKRESFTNLVKNGQLEIVGGGWVMNDEANSHYYAIIEQMTEGNMWLNETVGVIPKNAWAIDPFGYSPTMAYLLRRMGFENMLIQRTHYELKKELALHKNLEYIWRQSWDVDETTDIFVHMMPFYSYDIPHTCGPEPAICCQFDFARMRGFDYELCPWGDDPVETNQGNVQERALILLDQYKKKSTLYRTNTLLIPLGDDFRYISINEAEAQFRNYQMLFDYINSNPSLNTEAKFGTLEDYFWNLREEAERINHSLPGEIGSFQVGGFPSLSGDFFTYADRQQDYWSGYYVSRPFFKAVDRVLEQTIRTTEMMIAFLLGYCQKPQCEKLPMGFSYKLAAARRNLALFQHHDGVTGTAKDHVVLDYGTRMHTSLQDLQIFMSKAIEVLLGMRHEKNENNPSQFEPEQVRSKYDVQPVHRAIMALEGTRRSVVFFNPLEQTREEVVMVIVNRPDVTVLDSNWTCVQSQISPELQHDKSKTFTGRHRVYWQASVPALGLQTYYIANGFVGCEKAKPAKLKIFSKSGSLSCPTPYACSKPDADVAEIQNRNQILTFDVKHGLLQKISYKNGSQNVAGEEIAMYSSSGSGAYLFKPKGDAQPIIEEGGQLVISEGPLVLEVYSYPRTAWEKSPISHSTRIYNGENTVQEFLIEKEYHVELLGQEFDDKELIVRYRTDVDNKRIFFSDLNGFQMSRRETYDKIPVQGNYYPMPALAFMQGSNGQRFSVHSRQSLGVASLKNGWLEIMLDRRLVRDDGRGLGQGVMDNRAMNVIFHIVVESNISATSNPVSNPLPLNPSLLSHRVSAHLNYPLHAFIDKKPEELTVQPPPRSFSPLAASLPCDLHIVSFKVPQPLKYTQQPLGDSRFALLLQRQNWDSSYCRKGRSGCTRFADETVNLFYMFKDLAVFNARATSLNLLHEDMDMLGYTDQFGDVAQDGHVLMSPMEIQAYKLELRPHK from the exons ATGGCTTTCTCGTCGTACATTGGCAGCACCCGCCGCGGCGGCTGGGCCAACTCCCTCCTCCCTTCCTCCTCCGCTTCCAACCCCAAATCCAAGCTCACCAGAAAGCCCCGCAGGCGATTACCCCTCCGCGACTTCATCTTCGCAAACTTCTTCGTTATCGGCATCTCgatctccctcttcttcttcctcattgtCTTCCTCCGCTACGGCGTCCCCACACCCCTCTCCTCCCACTTCAAATCCAAATCCCCCGCCCGCTTCTCCAAGCCCCGAGAGCCCGTTTCCCGCAAGACAGTCTCGGCCGCCGATTCGGGCGCCGACGCCGATGCGGGGGCCACCGTCGACCTCACCACCAAGGACCTGTACGACAAGATTGACTTCTCGGATGTGGGCGGCGGGCCGTGGAAGCAGGGGTGGCGGGTGAGCTACAAAGGGGACGAGTGGGACTCTGAGAAATTGAAGGTGATCGTGGTGCCCCATTCGCATAACGATCCCGGCTGGAAGCTCACGGTGGAAGAGTACTACGATGTGCAATCCAGACATATTCTCGACACCATTGTCGATACGCTTTCGAAG GATTCTCGGCGCAAGTTTATATGGGAAGAGATGTCTTATCTGGAAAGATGGTGGAGAGACGCCTCTGATCACAAAAGGGAGTCATTCACCAATTTGGTGAAAAATGGTCAGCTCGAAATTGTTGGAGGTGGCTGGGTAATGAACGATGAG GCTAATTCACATTATTATGCCATAATTGAGCAG ATGACAGAAGGAAATATGTGGTTGAATGAAACTGTTGGGGTTATTCCTAAAAATGCTTGGGCGATAGATCCATTTGGATACTCACCTACCATGGCATATCTTCTCCGTCGCATGGGTTTCGAAAATATGCTTATTCAGAGGACCCATTATGAGCTGAAGAAGGAACTTGCACTGCATAAAAATTTGGAGTATATATGGCGTCAGAGCTGGGATGTGGATGAAACTACCGATATTTTTGTCCACATGATGCCCTTTTATTCTTATGATATTCCACATACTTGTGGGCCAGAGCCTGCTATTTGTTGTCAGTTTGACTTTGCTCGAATGCGTGGCTTTGATTATGAACTCTGTCCGTGGGGAGACGATCCAGTAGAGACCAACCAGGGAAATGTTCAGGAGCGGGCACTTATTCTACTAGATCAATATAAGAAGAAATCGACACTGTACAGGACAAATACACTTCTTATTCCTCTTGGAGATGATTTCCGCTACATAAGCATCAATGAAGCTGAAGCTCAGTTTAGGAACTACCAAATGTTGTTTGATTATATCAATTCTAATCCCAGTTTAAACACAGAGGCCAAGTTTGGAACTCTGGAAGATTACTTTTGGAACCTTCGTGAGGAGGCTGAAAGAATAAATCATTCACTTCCTGGTGAGATTGGTTCCTTTCAGGTTGGGGGTTTTCCTTCTTTGTCAGGTGACTTCTTCACTTATGCTGATAGGCAACAGGACTATTGGAGTGGCTATTATGTTTCCAGGCCTTTCTTCAAGGCTGTTGATCGAGTTCTCGAGCAGACAATTCGTACCACAGAGATGATGATTGCTTTCCTGCTTGGGTACTGCCAGAAACCACAATGTGAAAAGTTGCCCATGGGGTTCTCCTACAAGTTGGCTGCTGCTAGGAGGAACTTAGCTCTTTTCCAGCATCACGATGGAGTGACTGGTACTGCTAAAGATCATGTGGTCCTGGACTATGGGACTCGGATGCACACATCTTTGCAGGACTTGCAGATTTTCATGTCTAAAGCTATTGAAGTACTGCTCGGAATGCGCCatgagaaaaatgagaataaCCCGTCTCAGTTTGAGCCAGAACAGGTGAGATCTAAATATGATGTTCAGCCTGTTCATAGAGCAATCATGGCCCTTGAAGGAACTAGACGGTCGGTGGTGTTTTTTAATCCTTTGGAGCAGACAAGAGAAGAGGTTGTGATGGTTATTGTTAACCGTCCAGATGTTACTGTTCTAGACTCAAACTGGACATGTGTTCAAAGCCAAATATCCCCTGAGCTTCAGCATGATAAAAGCAAAACTTTTACTGGAAGGCACCGTGTCTACTGGCAGGCTTCTGTTCCTGCATTGGGGTTGCAAACATATTACATTGCTAATGGTTTTGTTGGATGTGAAAAGGCCAAAccagcaaaactaaaaattttctcAAAGTCTGGTTCTTTATCTTGTCCCACTCCATATGCTTGCTCAAAACCAGACGCTGATGTGGCTGAAATCCAGAACAGGAACCAAATTCTCACCTTTGATGTGAAGCATGGCTTGCTGCAGAAAATAAGCTATAAGAATGGTTCGCAAAATGTTGCGGGTGAGGAAATAGCTATGTACTCTAGCTCGGGAAGTGGAGCCTACCTATTTAAACCCAAAGGTGATGCCCAGCCTATCATCGAAGAAGGTGGGCAGTTGGTGATCTCTGAGGGCCCTTTGGTGCTGGAAGTTTACTCTTATCCAAGGACTGCATGGGAGAAGAGCCCTATTTCTCATAGCACCCGTATCTACAATGGAGAGAATACTGTACAGGAATTTCTCATTGAGAAGGAGTATCATGTTGAGCTTCTCGGCCAGGAGTTTGATGACAAGGAGTTGATAGTTAGGTATAGAACAGATGTTGATAACAAAAGGATATTCTTTTCTGATTTAAATGGCTTTCAGATGAGCCGGAGAGAAACCTATGATAAAATCCCAGTTCAGGGCAATTATTACCCTATGCCCGCTCTTGCATTCATGCAGGGCTCCAATGGTCAGCGGTTTTCAGTCCATTCCCGGCAGTCGTTGGGTGTCGCAAGTCTTAAAAATGGATGGTTGGAGATTATGCTTGACCGTCGTTTGGTAAGAGATGATGGACGAGGTCTTGGACAAGGAGTGATGGACAACCGTGCTATGAATGTAATCTTCCACATCGTTGTGGagtctaacatttcagccacatcaAACCCAGTTTCCAACCCATTGCCCTTGAAcccctctcttctttctcaccGTGTCAGTGCTCACCTGAACTATCCGTTGCATGCATTCATTGACAAGAAGCCAGAGGAGTTAACAGTGCAGCCACCCCCAAGATCTTTCTCCCCCTTAGCCGCTTCCTTACCATGTGATCTGCATATTGTAAGTTTTAAGGTTCCCCAACCACTAAAATACACTCAGCAACCTCTCGGAGATTCTAGGTTTGCGCTACTTTTACAGAGACAGAACTGGGACTCTTCATATTGTCGGAAGGGCAGATCAGGGTGCACTAGATTTGCTGATGAGACTGTGAATCTCTTTTACATGTTCAAAGACCTTGCGGTATTTAATGCAAGAGCTACTTCCTTAAATCTTTTACATGAGGACATGGATATGCTTGGGTATACTGATCAATTTGGAGATGTTGCTCAAGACGGACACGTTCTTATGTCTCCAATGGAAATACAGGCTTACAAGTTGGAATTGCGGCCGCACAAATGA